The DNA sequence GTTGCTGGCGGTGACCGCCGCGGCCGCGACTACGCCCCGGGGGGTATATGTGCTGAAGGCGGTGGGGTCCGTCAATCCGGGTTTAGCGGAATTCATCGTGGAAGGCATCCGCACCGCAGAACACGAAAACGCCGAAGCCTTGGTGATCGAGTTGGACACCCCTGGCGGGTTGGATTCTTCCATGCGGCAGATCGTTCAGGCCATCAGCAATGCCAAAGTTCCGGTCATTGTCTATGTTTATCCGCGAGGAGCCCGGGCCGCCTCCGCCGGGGTCTTTGTGACGATGGCGGCGGATGTGGCCGCCATGGCGCCGGGCACCAATATCGGCGCGGCTCATCCGGTTTCCGTCGGCATGGGCAAGCTGGACAAGACCATGGAGCAGAAAGTGCTCAACGACATGGTGGCGTTGGGACGCTCTCTGGCAGCACAACGGGGCCGTAACGCCGATTGGCTAGAAAAGGCCGTGCGCCAGAGCGTTTCCATCCCTGCCAACGAAGCCGTGAAGCTCAAGGTCGTGGACCTCATGGCCAACAACCTGGAGGACCTGTTGACCAAGATCAATGGCCAGCAGGTGGAAGTGGGAGGGAAGCAACTGGTCCTGCACACCGTTGGGGCGCCGGTCCGGGAAATTACCGAGGGCCTGCGCTTCCGTCTCTTGAAGCACATCGCCGACCCCAATATCGCCTTTATCCTGATGATGATCGGGCTGGCGGGGCTCTACTTCGAGATGACCAACCCAGGGATGGTGCTCCCCGGGGTGGTTGGCTCCATCTGCCTGCTCCTGGCCTTTTACGCCTTCCAGACCCTGCCCATCAACTATATCGGCGTCCTCTTGATCTTGCTGGCCTTTGTGTTCTTCATTCTGGAAATTAAAATCACCAGCTACGGTTTGTTATCTGTCGCCGGGGTCCTGTCGCTCTTT is a window from the Desulfobaccales bacterium genome containing:
- a CDS encoding nodulation protein NfeD; translation: MQKINTVFGFLLLALLLLAVTAAAATTPRGVYVLKAVGSVNPGLAEFIVEGIRTAEHENAEALVIELDTPGGLDSSMRQIVQAISNAKVPVIVYVYPRGARAASAGVFVTMAADVAAMAPGTNIGAAHPVSVGMGKLDKTMEQKVLNDMVALGRSLAAQRGRNADWLEKAVRQSVSIPANEAVKLKVVDLMANNLEDLLTKINGQQVEVGGKQLVLHTVGAPVREITEGLRFRLLKHIADPNIAFILMMIGLAGLYFEMTNPGMVLPGVVGSICLLLAFYAFQTLPINYIGVLLILLAFVFFILEIKITSYGLLSVAGVLSLFLGGIMLFRGGEGEDMAISWGVLIPTVVTISLFFIAVAGIVFRSHLQRSMSGTAGMVGERGVAYTALNPEGRVYVHGEYWNAQSTEPVAKGEPVEVLQVVDLKLLVRRAPQIS